One window from the genome of Yamadazyma tenuis chromosome 7, complete sequence encodes:
- a CDS encoding ATP-dependent DNA helicase (COG:L; EggNog:ENOG503NW30; BUSCO:EOG09260OE9) translates to MKEESLLTFNLEEHQEEVLYLRQELLLLQNANSKSNYTIQTESPSVKFSINLKDKTLEAEICYKVFYGPYVNELVPLNVSLKISRYLNWNVKPLSSADTSTFPDPSTPVTAHLFYDSMSEHAKTLPDIASQFELPELETNLLRFQCRTVNWMLTKESVQYNWSSNRCENKHLISYELTEKIQSFFDHPDGASPEEMESIDTEVGQALGGLCFGWASVMFREENFWYNKYTSNLVDRVSMYRFILNYHSSNDTPIILPAQGLLAEEMGLGKTVEVTALSLLNPRPTDQIDDTIHIQLTNFGDHKPVLQSKTTLIIAPDSILKQWVEEILRLAPSLAVTIYKGLNKYPKLNNNPRLIADYLKMFDIVFTTYSTISKELDYALYSSRNKNTRASSRKRSSRTHGDTEREDDGQEAEHSDGSVHFSEADSSNEDVSETEEVQDPKQEAGVYDQDALLKDYRSLFQLSMSSKKPKIANMKTDEDQAQTDYEKILEDEIQLALKHNKLPDLYRNSSYESPLMLLQFWRVVLDEVQMVSSKISRPFQCASLIPRFHSWAVSGTPIKKNLNDLHSVLAFLRYMPFCGKIGKSSWDLLTNIEVNTNEDFIYLWKSIGLRHTKAMVHDDIKLPPQNRVLMSIPFNVVEQENYNQVLEQCLASICLDVNGTPVMDSWEPTPTIVSYMKSWLVRLRQICCNPQVGQLNLNTRRYRTRYYLYNNNSNSKFVQTVQVLKTLENVLDDMLESAAAEIIKTERNLMGAYTDLAFLCELTLHPKAARRYFNFVCLSTQGILARTKVMLVKAKERRNQLTKVADAVTNVDDEDVYEDENVIPPESLDLTDHEVREYEKVNELIKTYTSRLRSWSLTLHKCYFLLASSYFQDYDPEYIQKIEKQQNPVYSSYINNPLLEDRFSYDSQDLATLLTGSHLEFPLITEESILDSYTEPESSEESTEVSKLKYLEQHYYNLAEHTRQSLLKGSTNNVKKAVNSRILSREYFARSTDNFVDDGSLLVPKTTKKFFKQLPLIKVADLAQQVIGMKVSLYFNRVQALVDQLNSQAKVINDWMNELIKILCSPLLTLDQDPNGQEYEKTIEDQDKASCYLHLLTRVLADRSSAIEGKEITTRIVSNAKQQEQRDFDVELERVNDKEFLNFLEAQRLEAKPVSKFSFNDLVREIKDIQSQINDEKSIGSQSASLELQLLDAAASSIRQIFDNQKLSSVLLLRELSTNCNFVFNARIDYFKQLQQISDSVRMPEYFQTDPEQTYNPAIEYGFRRCFESLKTIPIAMGKLVTKFKYLQSLSSPEQSSTDIDDNLMCIICRTTITIGSLTPCGHKYCKDCLEQWLSNHRSCPVCKSIITTSSIYNFTHYIPDLKANRVEASNTLEKDKNLYSIYKHMDDMVVNDIQKIKLKHSYSSKVDMIVKQVLYLKQQDPSVQIVVFSQWQDLLYILATAFKHAEISYLASYGTLTAEVGAGRPRSKYDSVERFKDPSNDITCFLLNAKAQASGLNLINATHIFLCEPLVNTSLELQAISRIHRIGQTKVTTVWMFAIENSVEESIVVLSTNKRLNYIQTLLENTSGVPTKESTPAVNSNPREPSTRISQAKDLSKAESMTLMKSGGIDTLVNRGQGEGETVSNDDLWDAFFCATSSKEMSRTMNLDTMTKIN, encoded by the coding sequence ATGAAGGAAGAATCCCTTTTAACGTTTAATTTGGAAGAACACCAGGAGGAAGTGTTGTATCTTCGCCAGGAGCTTTTGCTACTTCAAAACGCCAATTCGAAGTCCAATTACACCATTCAAACAGAGTCACCACTGGTTAAGTTCTCAATAAACCTTAAGGACAAAACTCTAGAGGCAGAGATTTGCTATAAAGTGTTTTATGGTCCCTATGTTAATGAATTGGTTCCGTTGAATGTGTCGTTAAAAATATCACGCTACTTGAACTGGAATGTGAAACCACTTTCATCTGCAGATACATCTACTTTCCCAGATCCTCTGACTCCAGTGACAGCACATCTTTTCTATGATTCCATGTCTGAACATGCAAAAACCCTTCCAGACATTGCATCACAGTTTGAGCTTCCAGAGCTAGAGACCAACTTACTTCGGTTTCAGTGCCGGACTGTTAACTGGATGCTCACAAAGGAGTCGGTGCAGTATAACTGGAGTAGTAATCGGTGTGAAAACAAGCATCTCATATCTTATGAATTGACTGAGAAAATCCAGAGTTTCTTTGATCACCCAGATGGGGCTTCTCCGGAAGAAATGGAACTGATTGATACTGAAGTAGGCCAAGCTTTGGGAGGTCTCTGTTTTGGATGGGCAAGTGTTATGTTTCGTGAAGAAAATTTCTGGTATAACAAGTACACCAGTAATTTGGTGGACCGTGTTTCCATGTACAGATTCATTTTGAACTATCACAGCAGCAACGACACACCAATTATTCTCCCAGCACAAGGATTGCTTGCTGAAGAAATGGGACTAGGAAAAACTGTTGAGGTCACAGCATTGTCATTACTCAATCCAAGACCCACGGACCAGATTGATGATACCATTCATATTCAGTTGACAAATTTTGGTGACCATAAGCCTGTTTTGCAATCCAAAACAACACTTATAATTGCCCCTGACTCTATTTTAAAACAATGGGTAGAAGAGATTTTGAGACTAGCACCATCATTGGCTGTTACTATTTACAAAGGCTTGAACAAATACccaaagttgaataatAATCCGAGGTTGATTGCAGattacttgaagatgtttgaCATTGTGTTCACTACTTATTCGACTATTtccaaagagttggattATGCATTATATTCATCTAGGAACAAGAATACAAGAGCTTCTAGTAGAAAGAGATCTTCCAGAACCCATGGTGATACTGAAAGGGAAGATGATGGTCAGGAAGCGGAGCACTCCGATGGGTCCGTGCACTTTTCAGAAGCTGATTCCAGTAATGAAGACGTTAgtgaaactgaagaagtACAGGACCCGAAGCAGGAAGCGGGGGTTTATGATCAAGATGCATTATTAAAGGATTACCGATCATTATTTCAGCTTTCTATGCTGAGCAAGAAGCCCAAGATTGCGAACATGAAGACTGACGAGGATCAAGCCCAAACTGACTACgaaaagattttggaagacGAGATTCAATTGGCGTTGAAGCATAATAAGCTTCCTGACCTTTATCGTAATTCCAGCTATGAATCTCCTTTGATGTTACTTCAGTTCTGGCGAGTAGTTCTTGACGAAGTGCAGATGGTTTCCTCTAAAATCTCAAGACCATTCCAGTGTGCTTCTTTAATCCCAAGGTTTCATTCATGGGCAGTCTCAGGTACtcccatcaagaagaacttgaacgatCTACACTCTGTATTGGCGTTTTTAAGGTATATGCCATTTTGTGGAAAGATTGGCAAGTCATCTTGGGATCTTTTGACAAACATTGAGGTCAACACAAACGAGGATTTTATCTACTTATGGAAATCCATAGGTTTGAGACATACTAAAGCTATGGTgcatgatgatatcaaacTACCTCCTCAAAATAGAGTGCTTATGTCTATTCCATTCAATGTGGTCGAACAAGAAAACTACaaccaagtacttgaacaatgtCTTGCGAGCATTTGTTTAGACGTTAACGGTACTCCAGTTATGGACTCTTGGGAGCCTACTCCCACTATTGTTTCTTATATGAAAAGCTGGTTAGTGAGGCTCAGACAAATATGCTGTAACCCTCAGGTGGGTCAGTTGAATCTAAACACTAGAAGGTACAGAACAAGATACTATTTGTACAATAACAACTCTAACTCCAAATTTGTGCAGACCGTCCAAGTTCTCAAAACTTTGGAAAACGTCTTGGATGATATGTTGGAGTCAGCTGCAGCCGAGATTATAAAGACGGAGAGAAATTTGATGGGTGCTTACACTGATCTTGCGTTTTTGTGTGAACTCACGTTACACCCAAAAGCTGCAAGAAGGTATTTCAACTTTGTTTGCCTTAGCACACAAGGAATTCTCGCTAGAACGAAGGTGATGCTAGTCAAAGCTAAGGAacgaagaaatcaattAACGAAAGTGGCCGATGCCGTCACTAatgtggatgatgaagatgtgtatgaagatgaaaatgTGATCCCTCCAGAGctgttggatttgactgATCACGAAGTTAGAGAGTATGAGAAGGTCAATGAGCTCATCAAAACCTACACTTCGAGACTCAGGCTGTGGTCTTTAACGTTACATAAGTGCTATTTTCTCTTGGCATCGTCCTACTTCCAAGACTATGATCCTGAGTATATACAGAAGATTGAAAAGCAGCAAAACCCGGTGTACCTGTCTTATATTAATAATCCATTATTAGAGGACCGTTTTTCTTATGATTCCCAGGATCTTGCAACTTTGTTAACTGGATCTCACCTAGAGTTTCCTCTTATTACTGAAGAATCGATTTTGGACTCATACACGGAACCAGAATCGAGCGAAGAAAGTACAgaagtttccaagttgaaataTTTAGAACAGCATTATTACAACTTGGCTGAACATACTAGACAGCTGCTTTTGAAAGGTTCTACCAATAACGTCAAGAAAGCGGTAAATTCTAGGATCTTGAGCAGGGAATACTTTGCTCGAAGCACCGACaactttgttgatgatggttCTTTACTTGTTCCAAAGACCACaaagaagtttttcaagCAGCTCCCTCTCATAAAAGTTGCTGACCTTGCCCAGCAAGTAATAGGAATGAAAGTGTCACTTTACTTCAACAGAGTTCAAGCACTTGTGGATCAATTGAATTCTCAGGCCAAAGTGATAAATGATTGGATGAACGAATTAATTAAAATTCTTTGTTCTCCTTTGTTAACACTTGATCAGGATCCCAATGGTCAAGAGTATGAGaaaacaattgaagatcAGGACAAAGCCTCTTGTTATTTGCATTTGTTGACCAGAGTATTGGCTGATAGATCTTCAGCTATTGAAGGAAAGGAGATAACTACACGGATTGTCAGTAATGCCAAACAGCAAGAGCAGAGAGACTTCGATGTAGAATTGGAGAGAGTTAACGACaaagagtttttgaacttcttaGAAGCTCAAAGATTGGAAGCCAAACCCGTATCCaaattttcattcaacGACTTGGTTCGTGAAATCAAAGATATCCAATCTCAGATCAATGATGAGAAGAGTATTGGCTCTCAAAGTGCATCTTTGGAGTTACAGCTACTTGATGCGGCGGCTCTGAGTATTAGACAGATTTTTGATAATCAGAAGCTATCTAGTGTGCTACTTCTCAGAGAGTTGTCTACCAATTGTAACTTTGTTTTCAATGCCAGAATCGACTATTTCAAACAGTTGCAACAAATATCAGATAGTGTAAGGATGCCTGAGTATTTCCAAACTGATCCCGAGCAAACTTACAATCCAGCAATTGAGTACGGATTCCGTCGTTGCTTTgagagtttgaaaactaTTCCCATTGCTATGGGGAAGTTGGTTACAAAATTCAAGTATTTACAGAGTTTGAGTAGTCCCGAGCAGTCGTCTACTGATATTGATGACAATCTCATGTGCATTATTTGCCGTACCACTATTACTATTGGATCATTGACGCCTTGTGGGCACAAATATTGTAAGGATTGCTTGGAACAGTGGTTAAGCAATCATAGAAGTTGTCCCGTTTGTAAGAGTATTATAACCACATCCTCCATCTACAACTTCACTCACTATATTCCTGACTTAAAGGCCAACCGAGTTGAAGCCTCAAACACATTGGAAAAGGACAAGAATTTGTATTCCATCTACAAACATATGGACGATATGGTTGTCAATGATATCCAAAAAATTAAACTCAAACATTCGTATTCATCCAAAGTAGATATGATTGTGAAGCAGGTTCTCTATTTGAAGCAACAGGACCCAAGTGTACAAATCGTTGTTTTCAGTCAGTGGCAGGACTTGCTTTATATTCTTGCAACTGCCTTCAAACACGCGGAAATCTCATATCTCGCTTCGTATGGAACCTTAACCGCGGAGGTTGGTGCTGGAAGACCAAGATCTAAGTATGATAGTGTGGAGCGGTTCAAGGATCCCTCCAATGACATCACAtgtttcttgttgaatgcTAAAGCACAAGCCAGtggtttgaacttgatcaacgCAACCCATATATTTCTTTGTGAACCATTGGTAAACACTTCTTTAGAATTGCAAGCCATCTCTAGAATTCATAGGATTGGCCAGACTAAGGTTACAACTGTGTGGATGTTTGCTATTGAGAATTCAGTGGAAGAGAGCATTGTGGTGTTGTCCACAAATAAACGGCTCAACTATATCCAAACTCTATTGGAAAACACCAGTGGTGTGCCTACTAAGGAGAGCACGCCGGCAGTCAATTCCAATCCTCGTGAACCTTCAACCAGAATATCCCAGGCAAAAGATTTGTCGAAGGCTGAATCTATGACACTAATGAAAAGTGGAGGAATTGACACATTGGTGAATAGAGGTCAAGGAGAAGGGGAAACTGTTTCCAACGACGACTTGTGGGATGCCTTCTTCTGTGCCACATCCTCGAAAGAAATGAGTCGAACTATGAACTTGGATACTATGACCAAGATCAACTAA
- a CDS encoding uncharacterized protein (EggNog:ENOG503P7W0), with translation MDLSIDPNIQHHHHSDNSTEDVDTNTSPVDSHVVTSSDAPGDGNLDHVFTLNEYMKSDNDEEVDGGESNELEMIDFSVGDDASDKSTGLVDPKPSVPLSTPNKSIQLVEYKHKEKAQRLGRPRNHVLNNIKTSPEESNQNEEKSKYMLYRLDDQPVEGPGSRGGKGDVRQKKGKITSDTLRKRKQKQAQLSFGSTGIKLLKKDTHEEEIDKDVTTEKGVVAPEKKIVKVEQNPKSVVALDTESASTEAPKKANNSVAKSGEKKKPSKEKHVVSASRTTVLNGRNKLTRQFPGPVIGLYYDLYDENVMNSAENKIASTEELALGFNVKKAPYASDVIFLVSYISKFKDIIALGNIGPQDIEKGICLEDEAEEPQEVSPLMNELFCRLVTLVLNRKPDVNPKYQGKAVSELKAVCTSLGLPYEWKDSNEMYQKFTVEEDPANIVDESNPDILIKEGYVFKPPYVYENPFNDKQGFEKLGFPGISSGIDRLIMLRTLAQWSLTASNEIKAAIVDFLQKQDIPGDKETFYASRAVLKGFKHTEDLTTEINNKIAKKKYSEDNESVARYVEPVADPMDHPLRLRLDEMIAGDVGFNVGRFFFVRVSNESDGGVSSVKKMKHIWSDLSSMRASYASRFKFYVQDTHKLLVDRLNGEGIEFTESGEEKTSEKLSAESIDSHYYEVASNSEQLELFVMHLEAKLGISVTGDIVSIIPSSSVIYKPVKALYEYLFGMLPLLKQQESLRAEARSSRKRTVDYSDVNASKKMKVYLEDDVEEQHEEPDDDEDADFHEDLDEIAQIDDDEDDDYQD, from the coding sequence ATGGATCTCAGCATTGACCCGAAtattcaacaccaccatcatTCGGACAACTCCACCGAGGATGTGGACACCAATACGTCTCCGGTGGATAGTCACGTGGTAACATCCTCCGATGCTCCTGGAGATGGGAATTTGGACCATGTGTTTACCCTCAACGAATATATGAAGAGCgataatgatgaagaagtggaCGGAGGTGAGAGCAACGAGCTTGAGATGATCGACTTCAGcgttggtgatgatgcTAGCGATAAGTCTACGGGCCTCGTGGACCCCAAACCATCGGTGCCGTTGTCGACCCCCAATAAGCTGATCCAGCTTGTGGAGTATAAGCACAAAGAGAAAGCACAACGGCTTGGCCGGCCCCGTAACCATGTGCTAAACAACATAAAGACGTCACCGGAAGAGTCCAACCAGAATGAGGAAAAGTCAAAGTACATGTTGTACCGGCTTGACGatcaaccagttgaaggaCCTGGTTCTCGTGGCGGTAAGGGTGATGTCCGCCAGAAGAAGGGGAAGATCACGTCCGATACGTTACGCAAACGGAAGCAGAAGCAGGCCCAGTTGTCGTTTGGAAGTACAGGTATTAAGCTTCTAAAAAAAGACACCCATGAGGAAGAGATTGATAAAGATGTCACCACTGAAAAAGGTGTGGTTGCACCTGAGAAGAAGATAGTGAAAGTCGAACAAAACCCAaagctggtggtggcccTTGATACAGAATCTGCTTCAACAGAAGCACCAAAAAAGGCAAACAACTCAGTTGCCAAGTCTggtgaaaagaaaaagccCTCCAAGGAAAAACATGTGGTTTCAGCTTCCCGTACAACAGTGTTGAACGGTCGAAATAAGCTTACGAGGCAGTTTCCGGGACCTGTGATAGGTTTGTACTATGATCTTTATGATGAGAATGTCATGAATAGTGCTGAAAATAAGATTGCCAGTACAGAGGAACTTGCTCTTGGGTTCAATGTTAAGAAAGCCCCCTATGCAAGCGACGTTATCTTTTTGGTTTCCTAtatctccaagttcaaagatATAATTGCCCTTGGAAACATAGGACCTCAAGATATTGAGAAAGGTATATGCTTAGAAGATGAGGCCGAAGAACCCCAAGAAGTGTCTCCATTAATGAACGAGTTATTCTGCAGACTCGTCACCCTTGTACTCAATAGAAAGCCAGATGTCAATCCGAAGTACCAAGGAAAAGCTGTGTCAGAATTAAAAGCTGTCTGCACCAGTCTTGGTCTTCCTTATGAGTGGAAAGACTCCAACGAAATGTACCAGAAGTTCACCGTTGAAGAGGACCCTGCCAATATTGTGGATGAAAGTAATCCCGACATTTTGATTAAAGAGGGATACGTGTTCAAGCCACCATATGTATATGAGAATCCTTTCAATGATAAGCAAGGATTTGAGAAGCTTGGTTTTCCAGGAATCAGTAGTGGAATTGACAGATTAATTATGCTCAGAACCCTTGCTCAGTGGTCTTTGACAGCGTCGAATGAGATCAAGGCAGCTATAGTAGATtttcttcagaaacaagaTATTCCTGGTGACAAGGAGACGTTTTATGCTTCTAGAGCCGTATTGAAAGGATTCAAGCATACGGAGGATTTGACCACAGAAATTAACAATAAAATCGCTAAAAAGAAGTACAGTGAAGACAACGAGCTGGTGGCTCGATATGTGGAACCAGTAGCAGATCCCATGGACCATCCGTTGCGTCTTCGATTGGATGAGATGATTGCTGGTGATGTGGGGTTTAATGTTGGcagattcttctttgttcGAGTTTCAAATGAAAGTGATGGAGGTGTCAGTTCTGtaaagaagatgaaacaTATTTGGTCTGATTTGAGCCTGATGCGAGCATCTTATGCTTCTAGGTTCAAATTTTACGTCCAAGATACGCATAAATTACTTGTGGATAGACTCAATGGAGAGGGTATTGAGTTTACCGAGTCGGGCGAAGAAAAGACTCTGGAAAAGCTTAGTGCTGAATCGATAGACTCTCATTACTATGAGGTAGCTTCAAATAGTGAACAGCTAGAATTATTTGTCATGCATTTGGAAGCCAAATTAGGTATCTCTGTTACAGGAGATATTGTTTCCATCATTCCATCATCATCGGTGATCTACAAACCTGTTAAAGCGTTGTACGAGTACCTATTTGGAATGTTACCTCTCTTAAAGCAACAAGAGAGTTTAAGAGCGGAGGCGAGATCTTCGAGGAAACGAACAGTCGACTACAGTGATGTTAATGCgtcaaagaagatgaaggtgtatttggaagatgatgtGGAAGAGCAGCATGAAGAGCcagatgatgacgaagatgcTGATTTCCACGAAGATTTGGATGAAATAGCCCAAAtagatgatgatgaggatgatgaCTATCAAGATTAG
- the ssb2 gene encoding Replication factor A protein 2 (EggNog:ENOG503P0CR; COG:L), whose protein sequence is MADYGSYGAYGDGGFDQGETSFQQDQQSSQRQGTRSSLTPVTIKQINDSSQPLPDADFQINGVNLNMVSFVGVLRKVDNGNSATTLTIEDGTGALEVRKWIDDNTSSVSEESTKYADMKDKYVYVTGSLKEFSSKKAVQNANITEVTDHNQVLYHNLSAISVHITSQGITKKSENALFVGNDDVSHSAGSQEEQVFSTVSSNAASMPEGVPLQLIAQKLNITADEAFVICTKLVEEGRFYTAYDDRSFLAI, encoded by the coding sequence ATGGCAGACTACGGCTCATACGGTGCTTACGGAGATGGAGGTTTCGATCAAGGTGAAACCTCgtttcaacaagatcaacaatcttctcaaagaCAAGGAACGAGATCTTCTTTGACTCCTGTGACCATCAAACAGATCAACGACTCTTCGCAACCTCTCCCAGATGCtgatttccaaatcaaTGGAGTTAACTTGAATATGGTGTCAtttgttggtgttcttCGTAAGGTGGATAATGGGAACTCGGCCACCACATTGACgattgaagatggaacTGGTGCTTTGGAGGTGAGAAAATGGATTGATGATAATACCTCCAGTGTATCTGAAGAATCTACCAAGTACGCGGATATGAAGGATAAATACGTGTATGTGACTGGATCGTTGAAGGAATTCAGTCTGAAGAAGGCAGTTCAAAACGCCAATATCACCGAGGTCACTGACCATAACCAAGTGCTCTATCACAACTTGTCGGCTATTAGTGTTCATATCACGTCTCAAGGAATCACTAAGAAGAGTGAGAATGCTTTGTTTGTGGGCAACGACGACGTTTCACATTCGGCGGGACTGCAGGAAGAACAGGTGTTTAGCACTGTGAGTCTGAATGCTGCTAGTATGCCTGAAGGTGTTCCACTTCAATTGATTGCtcagaagttgaacataACTGCGGACGAAGCCTTTGTGATTTGTACCAAGCTTGTTGAGGAAGGAAGATTCTACACTGCCTATGATGATAGATCGTTTTTGGCTATTTGA